The genomic window GCAGCGTTCAGACGGGCGGTCCTTCTCCGCCGCCCGTCGCCTTTCGCTCTGGGAGGCGGGACggctccttccctcccagcgTCCGAAAGCGGCGGGGCGCGGAGCTCCGTGAGCCGGGGCCGAAGCTGCCCTGCGTGCCGCCCCGCCATGCCGCGCTGCCCCGGCCGTgccgccgcgctgccgccgccaccaccaccaccaccagcactgctcctcctcctcctcctcctcctcccggcTCCGcgtcccgccgccgccggctgTGCcgccctggggctgtgctgcccggGCCGCACCCCGTCCTGTCGCAGCACCGGCTGGCGGCCCGACGGCTCCTACGGGCCGTGCTACTGCGACCAGGCGTGCGAGCACACCCTCGACTGCTGCCACGATTACTCCCAGGCCTGCCCAGGTGAGCAGAAAGCCGTCGCTGTGCCTCTCAGAGGTTAGGCTGGAGCCGGCTGCATCCCCGTGACGGCACCGAGGGCTGCCGGGTGCGCTCTGCTGACGGCTCGGCTGCGGTGCCCGGGGGGGGCTGTGAGCTCAGGAGGCGTTATTTTAGCGAGTGGAGCCGTCCCGTATTGCCTTCCCACGGACAGCATCCTCACGGAGCCCTATCCGCTCACATAACGCATTTCTTtggtctttattttttctgttcttgttctttAAGCTGAATAGCTGCGCCTTCGCAGTTTGCTTCAGGCAGCTGTTCCCGTGGTTCAGCTGCCTTCTTCAATTGACAGTTCAGCCCAAAGACTATGCCAGCACGGGCTGGCGGCTCTGCAGACCGCTGCTGAGCGCGGCAGGGAGCGGTGATGCCCGTGGGATCCTAAACACGCATAGTCCTGAGGCTGCGGTGCCGGCTGTGCCCTCCGGTACCGCTCTGACAGCGCAGGCGGTACCCGCAGGAGCCCGTCGCGTGTTTCCCCGTGTCACAGAGGGGCGCTGAGACACGCGGCCGGACGCACGAGGAAGTGGCGAAGGGCACCGGGCGCTCTGCCCGCCGCCGCGCTCTGTCCCGgcactgagctcagtgctgccgcCCCGTGGCGTTCCGGCGGTACTGCAGCGCCGCGCACGGGGCTGTACGCGGGGTCAGCGCCGCGTCGCTTCTCCTGAGTCCGCCTTGCAGCCCGGCCTTCCTTCgggacttttctttctttacagaaCTCCTTTATCAAACTGGTTTTAAGGCAAAATATTATGGCGTTTACGTTAATGTCTGAAGCCGAATGGAACTGAAAAGAGTGGAAGATTCCAAATAAATAGGATGCACGAGGGGAGGATAAGGTGGAACAGCATACAAGCCAGCGCACATGCCTTTTTATAGTATATTGCTGCATCTTAGTTAGAGAATTGCTTTCATACCTAATCTTTGAATGGGTTTTCTCCTTGGAcggagaaaagcagcagtgtttgaAAGATCTCCCTAAAGTTTCTGAAGACAAGTGGTGGTTTTGAACGAGGTTAATGCAGTAATTAGGGCTTATCTGTGTGCCATGAGGGAGCACATGGAGGCATCAGGGTTGAGCTGCTCAGGAAGGCAGCGGTTGGCAGCAGCAGTTATATGATTGCAAGGAGTGGGGCTGTAGCTGATGGAGAATATATTGGAGCCATGAGGGGACTTTCCAGAAGAAGCCCATTTGACTCGAGGAACCCAAAAAACGTCTTGGGCAGCTCAGGAATTCCTGTGGCaatgtggcacagcacagctttccaCCCACTGTGCCCAGCGGTGAATACTGACAGCTACCCGAGATAAAGTGAATAGAGGCCACCCAAATATGAGGGAAAATGGGATCGTAATGAGAACTCAGCTTCTCTGTGCCCGCGTGCTCCTCTTACTGTTCTCAGTCAGGCAAGGAAGATTGAGTTGTGAGACACAGTTAATTACAGAAGGCATGTGAGGCTGCACCGCCGCTGATGGCAGCCAGGAGCTCCTGTGCTGGCCAAGCACGGCTGCTAGGGCAGCCAGCCAGGGTCCTGCCAGGAGAAGCAGTGatgccagcacagccagcattgGAATGCTGCTCTCTTTTTGCCTTCTGCTCAGTCAGGACAGATGGTGCAGTTCACCGATGAAGAGCGGACAGAGGAGCAGTGAAATGTTTTGTCTCAGGTAATCTTGTGCTCTCATAACAAACGTGCGGTTGAGCATCCGCAGAACTGTTTCTTAGCAGTGTTGTCAGGACAGTGAAGGTGGGGGATGGTCCCCGGTGTCtccctgtgctcctgtggcCACTGAAGAGCTGGAAGCATTCACCCCTGCTCTCGCTCACCATCCTTCTCTTACAGCTCGGTTTGATTCAGTCTAATACAAAACGTTCTCAGTTCCCCGGCACACGTGCATTTGCACTGGAGctcacagcagtgcagcaggaggtgaGTGGCCCTATGCAGCCTGGACTGCTTTGGGTGGCTGGAGCTTCTGGGAACAGACCTACCGGCACAGCTGGGAAAGCAGGAAAACTCATCTCTGGAACGTTCCACACCCTTTGTTTCTTACTCTTCCAGTTATCCCCTGTGTTGTATCTCAGTGGAGCGCCTGGAGTGGCTGTGCAGAGCCCTGCAAGACGACGTATCGCGTCCGGAGGAGGCACATCATCCAGGAGCCCCGGAATGGAGGAGAGGCATGTCCTGCCCTGGAGGAGAGGGCTGGCTGCGTCGAGTACTGGACTGAGCAAGGAACAGAGTGTAAACAGTCCCTGAGTAAGTCCTCTGAAAATGTAAGTGCCTTGGAAACAGAGGAGGGCTCGTTTGGGCCAGCAGATTTGGTCTTTGTTTGAAAAGAGTTGTTTTCAAACACCATCAGATTTGCTCCGGGTCTGCCTGGTGGGACTGAGAGCTGAGCTCTTCACTCGGGGGTGTGGAGATATCCTTCCTGGgacagtgtttaaaaatagtttGCTACCATTTACTGCGGCCTGGTGTGTTTCAAAAGTGAAATATGACAGACCTGTCATGATCTCACAAGGGCAGATCTCTGGTAATTTTGATATTGTTGGTAGATTAATGATGGTTTAAAACTTCTGGAAGTGTGTGttgagtgccattttttttttattattattattattaatgagTCATCTGCAAAAAGCCATGAAGGAGCAATACCCATCAAAGGCAAGGTATGGCCTTTTCCCTTGGAGCAGGATGCATGCAGGGGAAACCTCCTGctattttctggaggaaaggTTTGATTTGAGTTTGTTCAGGTTGATTTCTATCACATACCCTTACTGATTATTTTGAAAGAACTGCtggtattttggggtcaaaaCCTGTCCAGTCTGGAATTTAGCTACAACTGCCTTTATCAAACCTGTTGCTTTGATGCCAATGGTAAATATTGCCTCCTCCTCTGGCTTTGGGTGTGCCTGATAAGAAGGCTCACACTACTCAAGCAAAAATCTGGCTGcaatacagattttcttctcagtgcAATGGTTGGTGGGAACCAATAGCAGGAAAATACAcggttgtgtttgtttttctctcctgccaAAGATAAAACCAAGTGACGTTAAAGACCCATCTCCACTGTTTCACAGACATTGACAGCCTCAGTGTGGTATAACCACTTACACTGTGTACTCTTTCTCTTTGATATATGCAGTCCCTGCGTTTATAACAACAGGAGGGtttggaaaagcaaggaaaaaaagagctgcaaCCGATGGCCGTGAAAGAGTGGGGTAAGTTGGTGGCTCAGCACAGGGGCACAGTCATACTCCACCTTGAACATCTCTCTGCAGAGTGTCCAGTTTGAGTGCTCAGTGCTTGTCTCCTCTATCTTTACACGGGAGGATGTCTGGCAAGGAGCTTTTGAAAGTCGCATGCCTGTGGTTAGTGATACTGCTTGAAAAGATTCCTAACCACAGACCACGGTTAATGTTTATACATGCATCGTTTCTGTACGTGTACATGGTATATGTACTGCACAGTTTAAGAAGCAGTAGACTTCAATGGGAAGAATCACCAAACGTGGAGCAGTGGCCCCTTTACAAGAGAGTGCTGTGAGAATGTACTGGAGTGTGATGTGTCTGTTCAGCAGTCCTCACTGTGATGGAACTTCTTTGTTACCGCTTTAACCAATGGAAGTCCAGCACTTGTCTTTTCTCCTTAGGAGAGTCATTTACCAGCTGGACCTTATGGGTCCTTACTGAGAGAGAAGAGTGTGTTCCTAATCCAGAGTTGCTTTTCTGTCTAGATATGTTATTGAGGTTTGGTGTGGAGACAGGTGTCATGGGTTAGAAGTGATACGGCCACTGTTGGACTCTGAGGGTTCCCACTGAGCCCCAGTGGGGCTGTGAGGGCTGCTGACTTGGGGGATTGTGCCTTGGTATCAGAAGTGGAAACAGGGGCTGTTTGCACAGATCTATGTGAAAGGAGTAAATTCTCAGGAGACAGAATCTGCTACCTTATTGCATGGGAAACTCATCCTTCTGCCACTTCAGCTCCTTTGGGCTGCCTGTTTGTGCTGgactttgtttgtttctaattaGTGATGTGTGGTCGCTGAATTTACTCTGGCTCttccagtgctgcagaaggTTCTAACCTGGTTATGAAGGTAACCCTTGACGGTTGTTTTGGCTGCAGGTACTGCGTGGAGTTCCAGCTCGTGGCCATCACGCAGGGCTGCCTGCACAGTCACCACTCATACACTCACTGGATGCAGTATCTCAGGGAGGGCCACACCGTCTGCGTGGAGTGTCAGCACCCGGCCTTAGACTCTGAGAGTCTGCATTGCTATGGGGATGGCAGTGGAAGCCAAAGGTAAgagtttgggtttcttttttcatgttgaATTTTTCATTCTCCTCCCTCGATCTGCTTGTCCCAGTTTCATAATGTGCTTTGTTCAGCTCTCTGGAGCACTGCCCACGTATTAACTGGTGATCCTTGCTGCATACCATGAGTTAGGCTGGAAATCTAATCGCTTTCTTGCAGAAAAGTCAAGTATTAAACCAGTGGCAGAGCCAGGACTGGAAAGTTCTGCACTAAGTCTGCTAAATCTCACAGAGTTTTAAGTGGAACAGCTGTGGGTTGATGCATTTTTAGTGGTGGTGTCTTACAGATACTTCAGCCATACCTCTAAGGTTAACAGTCCTGTCAGGTCAGTCTACTGAAACAAAACGTGTTGGTGATTTTTTAAGAACTGGGGATTTTGTTTCTACAGGTGACTCTTAATGAGTACTTCTGGCAAGCGGTAGCTGGCTTAGGGGCTTGGGCTAAGAGCTGGGACTTGTGCTTGGGTGGTAGCGCTGTTAAACCTCTGCTCTTTCAGCATCCTTTCCCTGGAAAGCTGAAGAAGCTTTGGGGTGATGAATGGGGAGCACCCAAGGTGTACAGATTGGGTGGACTTCAGTGAAGGTGAAGGGAATGGCTTGAAGCTGTGACACATCTgtggcagagccagcagcagaggaatCCTGGCTCTCCAGCCTCTGCTGTGGTCACTGGAGGCACAGCTCATGCATTGCTTTTATCCTCATAGGTACAATTCTCTTAGATAGAATGCTCTTAGAAGTTAATCCCCTTGTCAGTTTGTTAAAGGCATTCTATGAAACTGCAAAACAGCCTGGGCTGATGTTACCTGTCACTGTGCTGaggaatgcttttaaaacatataGAGAAGTTTAAATAAGCACGTTTGTTTGAATTAGGGACCCTAAACTGAGTTTGTTAGGCTTTAAGCACAAAAAGTAATGCACTAGCAGGACTACCAGTAATGGCCCTTTTATCAGGGTTTGTTTCAGGCTTTTAGTAAGAGGAAGTCATGTTGgactcttttccttccttgcctCAGCTTGTTGTGAACAAAGGTTCCAAAAGCTTTTTagacaaaaagaagaaacaaagacttATTGGTGTGGCTAGGAAGGTTTCTTACTTGCATTCAATCTGAACGTTATTTTAAACGATTACAGTAATGTTATTTTACTGAAGTGCTGGAGCCAGAAAGGAACATCAGattaattgaaatgaaaaatacattcaggAATTCATTTCCTCTCAGGGCTGCAAAAAGAGGAGGGCATTTTCATTTGCCAAGCTATCTGGTGAACAGCACTGTACGCGGAAtagaagcacagagaaaacGTGATGGTGTGGATCACAGCAACCTGATCCATGCTGGCAGGCTGAAGGCTGGAGATGGGTCGTGGTAATGGTGATTGGtttactgacttcagtgaacCAAGACTCAGCTCGTGGCTCAGCAGCTGGTTTGAATCCACCCCAACTAAGCAAAGCCTAGAAATTGTTCCTGTAGACCTGCTGTAGGTCTATAAGAACTCCTTATAGACATGTGAAAACCAGCAGGGAAAACAGCTTTCAGTACAGTAAGCTTTCACCTCTCCAATGTTACTGCCTATAATATCAAATGAACTAATGTCTGTGGCATTTTCTGGGCAGCTATGAGCTCTCTGTGTATGCCAACTGACGTAATGTGTGCATTCACTTGGGTTCATTACCGAGGTAGCAGTGTAAGCTTGCAGAACAGGCAGTGCTGGTGTGGGCTGGCATGGGCAGTGGACAAAGCTCAAAGCTCTACAGAAAACAATGGAGATGCATTTCATGCCTCCTTggtctggcagtgctgggcagttTGGTCAGAGGTGAGTGGGCAGCTGGCAAGTGGTGTATGAGTGatgtctctgctctgcagcttccttctcctgtgtgtgcacatgaagcctcccttcccttccacatGCATCTGCTAGATAACCTCCTAAGGTCTGTTGTTCTTCAACCCTATGCGACCTTACTACAATGGTGAATCAAGTTGGTTCTTGGCTAGGGCTGAATATCTCGCTTGATTTCTTGATAACAGCTATATTAAATACTTAGGATGTTGATCTTTATATGAACGGAACTAACCCATAATTAGTTTCTAGAAATAATATGCTTTTTTTACCAGGTTACGTGGTGGAAAAAAGTGACCCCTGTGGTCTCTTAGAAGAAGCTGGACTGTTGGTGGGGACAGCCATTGAGTGGGATGAGGGAAGTGTCTGTGAAAAGGTTTCTGCCTTCGATTAGAGTAAGTGGGCATCCCTGAGCATGCAGCGTTGGCATGGAGCGGTGCTTTGAAGGTCATGTGGTGAGGGCATAGGATGGGATTTGCTGGAGAACAGAAGCACGATGCTTGGAAAGAACAGTGGAAGAAGATGGGAAGGCAACTGCTGCCCTGAGAAAAAATGGTGATGGGAAGCCAAAGCTGATGCCAGCACCTGGGATGCAGTGTGCTGCATGTGTGAGTGCACTTACATCTGCTCCTAAGTCTGGCTGCTTGCTCAGTTCACCCTCATTTGGAATTTTTACCTGTGCAACTCTACTGGTCAACTTGCCTGGGAGCCAGGCACAGCTTGCTGGTGACCTCAGAGCAAGTCTGTGTGGCTGGCCTATGCCATGGCACTGCCCTGGGCCTGTCAGGCTGTGCAGGGATGCacatacagctgctgctgtcacaccCACGCTGTGCCTGAGCTCCGCTCTGCTCACGCTGTTGGTTCAGCAGCTTGTGCCAGCATTTAGTTCACCGAGATATTGTTCCAAGAGTGACtctcaggaaggaaaacatctgACAAGAGTTTAAAATAAACTCGGCAATGCTGGTGTATTTTGATGAGTATTTCCTAATTATCTTCTTGTGTCTGAGTGGAGTCTGGCTTATAAACGCGTCAAAACGAAGAGAGATGGTTGTTGTCTGTGCCTTCCACCTGTCCTATGCTGTGTAGAAGAGATTCGTTTGTCTTAACCCCTGTTGTGAAATGAGTGGGAGCTCAGGAGTTTCCAACGTTTTTGATTTGTGGTCAGATCAGTTGAGGATAAGGTGGGATAATTCAATGGCTCGGATTGGCTTCTTCCTTCTAGAAGGTTATGAGATAAATGAGGTGGAGTATTAAACCAGGAAATTGATCTGTTAATTTTGCATCATATTCTGAAAGATCTACAAATaaagcccagagcagcagaCTTGACATCTGTGAAATTGTTACTCAGCCTGTGTTGAGGCGGATCAGCTGCTCTTCATCATCTGGAGCAAGCTGTGGTGGTGGTAGCACATAAACGTCCATCCAGACTGCAGTAGTTTATGCCCATGCTTGTTGGGCGGGGGGAGAAAGAGAGTGGATGGACGTGATTTATAGCAAAGTCAGTATCTGCCTTTCCCACCAGCCAGCCTGGAGTTGGCAAGCTTAGCCGATGTGTTTAAGCAGTAAAGCCTTTTAAAGGTAAAGCTGCAGCTCAGAGTTTTGAAAGGTATGGGACTGCCCTGTGTGCAGCCTGCTTCACCAGAGATCTTAATCCTCCCTCTGTGGATTGTGGTATTTTGAAATGACCTTAAGCcaggagaaaaatacagtgaGCCTTTTTCCAACCATGTGTGATGCATAAAGCCCTGCTCTGGGGCATGACATCTCATTAAACTAAGGGCAGAGTTAGCCATGTGGAGCTACAGTAGTAATTCCAGCTTCCACAGAACTATAAAACAAGTTAGGGAATCTGTTTGTCTGTTCTGCTGGCAGCCCTCTGCACCGGGCATGACGTGGTATCAAACAGTGGTATCCGTGCATCTCTAAAGGACAGGGCTGAAACATACAGGTGTGAGGAATTCCTTTAAACCACTGCACCATCAATTTAAGGAGGGAACACACTGTGTGTGTTTCTTGTTCTTTGGCTGCTCACAGAGATGAATTTTGCAGGTCTCACGTTCAAATCCAGCTCTATACGCTTGTAAGGGAGTAAGTATCTAAcaaagcctgtgctgctgctgctcgcaGTGAGCCTCTGCTACAGCAGAATTTCCTCTTCCGTGGCTCCTCAGCCAACATTTCTTCTGCAGCCACTGATGGTGACAAATAGCCTGTGAATCTGCTTGGTTGTTTTAGTAGGGTATTTCTCTGTTCAGATCTGGTCAAGGTATTGATGGACTGCCTGAAGGAAAAGCgttgtggtttgggttttttgggtgggttccccccccccccccccatcttcTCCTTAAGaagaatagttttttttttttccccccctctatCTTCTCCTTTTCATCTTCCTGCCCATGCAGCGGTGGGAGCCTTGCAGAATGTTTCTCTGACTCTTTTTGGGTTCAACACCTGCACCATGTGCTGCTCTGGCTTCTTCCAGTCCGGTGTTCCTGGGAGGACTGGTTGTGGTCTGCTTCATGTTATTATAACCCTGTGGGGGTCACtgcagatactttttttttttttttttttttttttacagcagcagaagtggAAAATTGGGTCTACGAAGTGAAAATTGATGTTAGCAACCTAAATGGAACTTCCTGGGTGATTTGCTCTGCTTGAACAAGTGCCTTCCTGCTGTGGCAGTGCAGCATGCTGACATTCTCCCTCTTATGCTTGTGTTTCAGGAATCAGCTGTTGCACTGGCAGGCAGTGGGGAACCCTCGATGCAGTGGAACATGGAAGAGAATTCGCCAGCTGGACACTTGCTCCTGTCCTTCTGTTCACAGCTTCTTGTTCATTTAACTCCTGACAGTCCCAGCAAGCGAGCTCTGTGATGGCTCATCTGGCACAAACACGCAGTAGCAGTAGTAACCACAACCAAAACAGTGACTTCTCCacagcagaggctgtgctgcttgctttcaAGTTTGCTGTCTGCACTGGGTCACGCTGAGTGCTGTACTCAGTTTCCAAAGAAATCAGGCTGGCTGTGAAGTAGCAGTCTCT from Gallus gallus isolate bGalGal1 chromosome 20, bGalGal1.mat.broiler.GRCg7b, whole genome shotgun sequence includes these protein-coding regions:
- the RPESL gene encoding somatomedin-B and thrombospondin type-1 domain-containing protein: MPRCPGRAAALPPPPPPPPALLLLLLLLLPAPRPAAAGCAALGLCCPGRTPSCRSTGWRPDGSYGPCYCDQACEHTLDCCHDYSQACPVIPCVVSQWSAWSGCAEPCKTTYRVRRRHIIQEPRNGGEACPALEERAGCVEYWTEQGTECKQSLIPAFITTGGFGKARKKRAATDGRERVGYCVEFQLVAITQGCLHSHHSYTHWMQYLREGHTVCVECQHPALDSESLHCYGDGSGSQRNQLLHWQAVGNPRCSGTWKRIRQLDTCSCPSVHSFLFI